The sequence TTGCTGTCCCCCGGTTTCGCTCGCTCGGTTCTTCGATCTGACCTGAACGCTCTCGTGACGATCGACGGTGCCTATTCCGTCGGATAGAGGGGGACAGATAAGCCGGGACTGTGGAATCGTTTCGGTTGATATGTCCCGCATTCTCTTGACTCCCGGCGTGTCCCACCTGCATGGCGATGGACGACAAGATCACACGCAGACGGATGATCGCAACGAGTGGCGTCGTCGGCGCGGTCGCGCTGGCTGGCTGCCCTGACGATCCGGAAGAAGACGACGACGTCGAGGAGGACCCGGCCGAGCCTGACGACGACCCGGCTGAACCCGACGACGATCCGATGGATGACGACGTTGACGACGACGTCGACGACGACGTTGACGACGACGTCGACGACGACGACGAGGAAGAGGACGACGTTGACGACGACGTCGATGATGACGAAGAAGACGACGATCCGATGGACGATGACGAAGATGACGACGTCGATGACGACGAAGACGACGATCCGATGGATGACGACGAAGACGATGACGAAGACGATGACGAAGACGACGAAGACGACGAGGTGTAGGCACCGACCGGATCGTCAGTCACCTCGTTTCGCCCACTGACCGCACTCGAGGCGTCGCTCGTGCGAGGATGGGGACGGGCTTCGGTGGGATGAGCCACGCGTACTCGAAGGCTATCGAGTCACGTGGTCCTCGAGTCACTGTTTTGGTCGGGTATCCTCGCCCGACGTTTTCGTCGACGAGCCGTCGGTGTGCCCTGCTCCACCCCCTCGGATCACTTGCGCGACTCGTTTTCGGACCGTCGGTGATGGCTCACTGATGGGGCAGTGATAGGTCGGTGAACACGTCGGCTGGCGAACGGCCTCGAGAACCCGCCGTCGCCCGCGAGGCTGATCCGCCGGTAATCGCGGTCGACGCCGGTCCGAAAAAGTCGCGGTCGAACGGCGCTAGCCGTGGATGCCCATCGCTTCGATCTGTTCCTGGTACCGGTTCCGAATCGTGACCTCGGTCACCTGTGCGACGTCAGCGACCTCTCGCTGGGTTTTCTTCTCGTTGCACAGCAGCGACGCGGCGTAGATCGCGGCCGCGGCGTATCCGGTCGGCGACTTGCCCGAGAGCAGTCCTTCCTCGGCCGTCTTCTCGATGATCTCGTTGGCCTTGGTCTGGACCTCCTCGGAAAGTTCGAGTTCAGAACAGAAGCGCGGGACGTATTTCTTCGGGTCGACGGGGCGCATCTCGAGGCCGAGTTCCTGTGAGATGTACCGATACGTGCGACCGATTTCTTTGCGTTCGACGCGTGAGACTTCCGAAATTTCTTCGAGGCTGCGCGGGATACCCTCCTTTCGACAGGCGGCATACAGCGCAGACGTGGCGACGCCTTCGATCGACCGGCCACGGATGAGGTCCTCTTTGAGTGCACGTCGGTAGATGACCGACGCGACCTCCCGAACCGACCGCGGGACCCCCAGCGCCGACGCCATCCGGTCGATCTCGGAGAGGGCGAACTGCAGGTTCCGTTCGCCGGCGTCTTTCGTCCGGATGCGCTCTTGCCACTTGCGCAGGCGATGCATCTGGCTGCGCTTCTTCGAGGAGATCGATCGACCGTAGGCGTCTTTGTCCTTCCAGTCGATCGTGGTCGTCAGCCCCTTGTCGTGCATCGTCTGGGTCGTCGGTGCACCAACCCGGGACTTCTCCTGGCGTTCCTGGTGGTTGAACGCCCGCCACTCCGGACCGGGGTCGATCTTCTCTTCCTCCACGACGAGCCCACAGTCTTCGCAGATGAGCTCACCCCGGTCGGAGTCCTTGACGAGATTCTCCGATTCACACTCGGGACAGGCACGTACCCCTTCCTGATCCTCGGACTCGTCCATCTCACGCGCTCGCTCCCGCTGACGGGTGGACCGTGTCATCGCACTTTTATAGTAGTATCACCATCGTACATAAACCCTTTGGAACAGTTTTCGACGATTACCTGTTATTCGCCGAAATCGAGTGCTGTGGGCGCTCAGGTGCGAGGTTTACGATGAGAAACCGGAAAGACTTTATCCGGAACTGGCGGATCTGCGCACCGAATGCCGGTCATCGAGTGTGACGTCGACGACGCTCGCAAACGCCTCGAGGACGCCGGTGTGACGGTCGACTCCGGACACACCGACCACGAACGCTGGCGAGCGTCCCACGGCGACGCGACGGCGGTGGCGTACGACGACAAGGTCGTCATCCAGGGGCAAAATCCCCGCGATCTCGAGGCACTGCTCCGCGAGGGCGGCGGCCGCGCCCACGTCTACTTCGACGGCGCGGCCCGCGGTAATCCCGGTCCTGCGGCGATCGGCTGGGTGATCGTCACGGGCAACGGCATCGTCGCCGAGGGGAGCGAACGGATCGGCCGCGCGACGAACAATCAGGCCGAGTACGAGGCGCTGATCGCCGCCCTCGAGGCCGCTCGCGACTACGGCTACGACGAACTCCACGTCCGTGGGGACTCCGAACTGATCGTCAAGCAGGTCCACGGCGAGTACAACACGAACAATCCGACGCTGCGAGAGAAACGGGTGACCGTCCACGAACTTCTGCGGGCGTTCGACGAGTGGACGCTCGAGCACGTTCCACGCGACGTCAACGAGCACGCCGACGAACTGGC is a genomic window of Natrarchaeobaculum aegyptiacum containing:
- a CDS encoding transcription initiation factor IIB, yielding MTRSTRQRERAREMDESEDQEGVRACPECESENLVKDSDRGELICEDCGLVVEEEKIDPGPEWRAFNHQERQEKSRVGAPTTQTMHDKGLTTTIDWKDKDAYGRSISSKKRSQMHRLRKWQERIRTKDAGERNLQFALSEIDRMASALGVPRSVREVASVIYRRALKEDLIRGRSIEGVATSALYAACRKEGIPRSLEEISEVSRVERKEIGRTYRYISQELGLEMRPVDPKKYVPRFCSELELSEEVQTKANEIIEKTAEEGLLSGKSPTGYAAAAIYAASLLCNEKKTQREVADVAQVTEVTIRNRYQEQIEAMGIHG
- the rnhA gene encoding ribonuclease HI: MPVIECDVDDARKRLEDAGVTVDSGHTDHERWRASHGDATAVAYDDKVVIQGQNPRDLEALLREGGGRAHVYFDGAARGNPGPAAIGWVIVTGNGIVAEGSERIGRATNNQAEYEALIAALEAARDYGYDELHVRGDSELIVKQVHGEYNTNNPTLREKRVTVHELLRAFDEWTLEHVPRDVNEHADELANKALDRS